The Methylobacterium sp. PvR107 genome contains a region encoding:
- the fumC gene encoding class II fumarate hydratase, which yields MSPTETATRTESDTFGPIEVPAHRYWGAQTQRSIQNFKIGTDRMPAPLVHALGIVKQAAALVNKDLGALDPKLADAIAASAAEVVEGRYDDEFPLVIYQTGSGTQSNMNANEVIASLANERLGGQRGGKSPVHPNDHCNRGQSSNDTFPTAMHIAVAREIQGRLLPALSHLHGALDAKAKAFDTIVKIGRTHLQDATPVSLGQEFSGYVAQVALGGSRVAATLPGVLALAQGGTAVGTGLNAHPEFAERFAAKVAELTGLPFTSAENKFEALATHDALVFTQGALAALAAGLFKIAQDIRFLGSGPRSGLGELSLPENEPGSSIMPGKVNPTQCEALTMVCAQVIGNGTTVSFAGSQGNFELNVFKPVIANAVLQSIRLLADAAVSFTDNCVVGIKANEDKIADLMSRSLMLVTALAPSIGYDKAAEIAKTAHKNGTTLKEEALRLGYVTAEEFERVVRPETMLAPSAD from the coding sequence ATGTCGCCCACCGAGACCGCCACCCGCACCGAGTCCGACACCTTCGGTCCGATCGAGGTCCCGGCGCATCGCTACTGGGGCGCGCAGACGCAGCGCTCGATCCAGAACTTCAAGATCGGCACCGACCGGATGCCGGCGCCGCTGGTGCACGCGCTTGGCATCGTGAAGCAGGCCGCCGCCCTGGTGAACAAGGATCTCGGCGCCCTCGACCCGAAGCTCGCCGACGCCATCGCGGCCTCGGCCGCCGAGGTCGTGGAGGGCCGCTACGACGACGAATTCCCGCTGGTCATCTACCAGACCGGCTCGGGTACCCAGTCCAACATGAACGCCAACGAGGTGATCGCCAGCCTCGCCAACGAGCGGCTGGGGGGCCAGCGCGGCGGCAAGTCGCCGGTCCACCCGAACGACCATTGCAACCGCGGCCAGTCCTCCAACGACACCTTCCCCACCGCCATGCACATCGCGGTGGCCCGCGAGATTCAGGGGCGCCTCCTGCCGGCGCTCTCCCACCTGCACGGGGCCCTCGACGCCAAGGCCAAGGCGTTCGACACGATCGTCAAGATCGGCCGGACCCACCTGCAGGACGCGACGCCGGTCTCGCTGGGCCAGGAATTCTCCGGCTACGTCGCGCAGGTCGCGCTCGGCGGATCGCGCGTCGCCGCGACCCTGCCGGGCGTGCTGGCGCTCGCCCAGGGCGGCACCGCGGTCGGCACCGGCCTCAACGCCCATCCGGAATTCGCCGAGCGCTTCGCCGCCAAGGTCGCGGAGCTGACCGGCCTGCCGTTCACGTCGGCCGAGAACAAGTTCGAGGCCCTGGCCACCCACGATGCCCTGGTGTTCACGCAGGGTGCCCTGGCCGCGCTCGCCGCCGGCCTGTTCAAGATCGCCCAGGACATCCGCTTCCTCGGCTCGGGCCCGCGCTCCGGCCTCGGCGAGCTGTCGCTGCCCGAGAACGAGCCCGGCTCCTCGATCATGCCCGGCAAGGTCAACCCGACCCAGTGCGAGGCCTTGACGATGGTCTGCGCCCAGGTGATCGGCAACGGCACCACGGTGAGCTTCGCCGGCTCCCAGGGCAATTTCGAGCTCAACGTGTTCAAGCCGGTGATCGCCAACGCGGTGCTGCAGTCGATCCGGCTGCTCGCCGACGCGGCGGTGAGCTTCACCGACAATTGCGTGGTCGGGATCAAGGCCAACGAGGACAAGATCGCCGACCTGATGAGCCGCTCGCTCATGCTGGTGACCGCCCTCGCCCCGTCGATCGGCTACGACAAGGCCGCCGAGATCGCCAAGACCGCGCACAAGAACGGCACGACCCTTAAGGAGGAGGCCCTGCGCCTCGGCTACGTCACCGCGGAGGAGTTCGAGCGCGTGGTCCGGCCGGAGACCATGCTGGCCCCCAGCGCCGATTGA
- a CDS encoding DUF4169 family protein — MAEIINLRQVRKAKARAEADTKAEANRIAFGQPKKAKTLQQRRKALETERHEGHRLERGESEADPAE, encoded by the coding sequence ATGGCCGAGATCATCAACCTGCGTCAGGTCCGCAAGGCGAAGGCCCGCGCCGAGGCCGACACGAAGGCCGAGGCCAACCGGATCGCCTTCGGCCAGCCCAAGAAGGCCAAGACGCTCCAGCAGCGGCGCAAGGCGCTCGAGACCGAGCGTCACGAGGGTCACCGGCTCGAGCGGGGTGAGTCCGAGGCCGATCCCGCGGAATGA
- a CDS encoding ribbon-helix-helix domain-containing protein, translated as MSAGVTKRSVMIAGHRTSVSLEDAFWTALREVAEARGQSVQALIGAIDARRGAQNLSSAIRVFVLDAVRAIPET; from the coding sequence ATGAGCGCCGGCGTCACCAAGCGCTCGGTGATGATCGCCGGCCACCGCACCAGCGTGTCCCTGGAAGATGCCTTCTGGACAGCTTTGCGCGAGGTCGCGGAAGCGCGCGGCCAGTCGGTCCAGGCGCTCATCGGCGCGATCGACGCGCGGCGCGGCGCGCAGAACCTGTCCTCGGCGATCCGGGTGTTCGTGCTGGATGCCGTGCGCGCGATCCCGGAAACGTGA
- a CDS encoding ParB-like protein translates to MANREPLLKPVPIAELRPTQMTVGYREVAEKRRRWREYDGEKKKEFLGAHMIPTLLGPKKHHYIIDHHHLSRALHEEGVENVLVTVVADLHYLDKDAFWTVCDHKSWAHPYDAEGVRQHFTDIPKSIDALVDDPYRSLAGELRRAGGFAKDTTPFSEFLWADFLRRNIKEKRIENDFSAALEKAMGLAKSKDADYLPGWCGSVTRRQH, encoded by the coding sequence ATGGCCAATCGAGAACCGCTGCTCAAGCCCGTCCCCATCGCGGAACTGCGCCCGACGCAGATGACGGTGGGCTACCGGGAGGTGGCGGAGAAGCGGCGGCGCTGGCGGGAATACGACGGCGAGAAGAAGAAGGAATTTCTCGGTGCCCACATGATCCCGACGCTGCTCGGGCCGAAGAAGCACCATTACATCATCGATCACCACCACCTGTCCCGCGCCCTGCACGAAGAGGGTGTCGAGAACGTGCTGGTCACCGTGGTGGCGGACCTGCACTACCTCGACAAGGACGCCTTCTGGACGGTGTGCGATCACAAGTCCTGGGCACATCCCTACGATGCCGAGGGCGTGCGCCAGCACTTCACGGACATCCCGAAGTCGATCGATGCGCTGGTGGACGACCCCTACCGCAGCCTCGCCGGCGAGCTGCGCCGGGCCGGCGGCTTCGCCAAGGACACGACGCCTTTCAGCGAGTTCCTCTGGGCCGATTTCCTGCGGCGGAACATCAAGGAGAAGCGCATCGAGAACGACTTCTCCGCCGCGCTGGAGAAGGCGATGGGCCTCGCCAAGTCGAAGGACGCCGACTACCTGCCGGGTTGGTGCGGGTCGGTGACGCGCCGCCAGCACTGA
- a CDS encoding DUF3618 domain-containing protein encodes MNDEPDKLERDVEASRGRLDRTLADLQARFNQPGIPRDLADLRRSGQAASETVERMVQNVRVNPVPALLIAAGFGLLVYEAFRTAAERRRLTLVPAATAVPDRHLPENHPDRMHARLDDALEESFPGSDPVSVRITK; translated from the coding sequence ATGAATGACGAACCGGACAAGCTGGAACGTGACGTCGAGGCGAGCCGCGGGCGGCTGGACCGGACGCTGGCCGATCTGCAGGCCCGATTCAACCAGCCCGGGATCCCCCGCGACCTCGCCGATCTGCGCCGGTCAGGGCAGGCCGCGAGCGAGACCGTGGAGCGGATGGTCCAGAATGTGCGGGTCAATCCCGTCCCGGCGCTGCTGATCGCCGCCGGCTTCGGGCTGCTCGTCTATGAGGCCTTCCGGACCGCCGCGGAGCGGCGCCGCCTGACACTCGTCCCGGCCGCGACGGCGGTGCCGGATCGTCACCTGCCGGAGAACCATCCGGACCGGATGCACGCGCGGCTCGACGACGCGCTGGAGGAGAGTTTCCCCGGCAGCGATCCCGTCTCGGTGCGGATCACCAAGTAA
- a CDS encoding phage holin family protein, producing MAEPGLRSIPTLVGDAVRELRDLVGSEITLFRTELAQGVHRISLGLSLLLAAAVFAIAGLFTLLLALVKGIAVLVQSDALAASIVGGVFLLLAIGLGLFGRSKTSLSTLEPTRTGRQVKQDAQVLTERIDA from the coding sequence ATGGCTGAGCCCGGCTTGCGCAGCATCCCGACCCTCGTCGGCGATGCGGTCCGCGAATTGCGGGACCTTGTCGGCAGCGAGATCACGCTGTTCCGCACCGAGCTTGCGCAGGGCGTCCATCGCATCAGCCTCGGGCTCAGCCTGTTGCTCGCGGCGGCCGTGTTCGCCATAGCAGGCCTGTTCACGCTGCTTCTCGCCCTGGTGAAGGGCATCGCGGTCCTCGTGCAATCGGACGCGCTGGCCGCGTCGATCGTGGGCGGCGTCTTCCTCCTGCTCGCGATCGGCCTCGGGCTGTTCGGACGCAGCAAGACGTCACTGTCCACGCTGGAGCCGACCCGGACCGGGCGGCAGGTCAAGCAGGACGCGCAGGTTCTGACGGAACGGATAGACGCATGA
- a CDS encoding CsbD family protein, with the protein MNEDRITGAAQELGGKLKGAAGELIGDKQVQAEGSTTELKGAAQNLYGQAKDTLSEAAGQARDLAGDALNRARERYPDAQRLYRQGSEALRPHAQESPIGLAILAGTIGYLLALVIHGRR; encoded by the coding sequence ATGAACGAGGATCGTATCACCGGCGCTGCGCAGGAACTCGGTGGCAAGCTCAAAGGTGCGGCCGGCGAATTGATCGGGGACAAGCAAGTGCAGGCCGAAGGCAGCACCACCGAACTGAAGGGAGCGGCGCAGAACCTGTACGGGCAAGCCAAGGACACGCTCAGCGAAGCCGCCGGGCAAGCGCGGGATCTTGCCGGTGACGCGCTCAACCGCGCGCGCGAGCGCTACCCGGACGCGCAGCGCCTGTATCGGCAGGGCAGCGAGGCGCTTCGGCCGCATGCGCAGGAATCGCCGATCGGTCTCGCCATCCTGGCCGGCACGATCGGCTATCTGCTCGCCCTGGTCATTCACGGCCGCCGGTAG
- a CDS encoding BA14K family protein: MTAATIVGALALIPASADARGFGGGGFRGGGFHGGGFGGGFRGAGVGAGGFRGGAVGGNALAGGGFRGGLAGRGIAGNPGLRGAGFAGNRGFAGRGFRGGRGFGYGGLGLGVGLGLAGAGLGYGYGAYDDGYYGSDVGPAGYGAGYAPAGYGADLGTAESDATTADNSVRYCVQRFRSYDPRTGSYLGNDGRRHSCP; the protein is encoded by the coding sequence TTGACGGCTGCTACGATCGTAGGCGCGCTGGCGCTGATCCCGGCTTCGGCCGATGCGCGAGGTTTTGGCGGGGGTGGATTCCGCGGAGGCGGATTTCACGGGGGCGGCTTCGGTGGCGGCTTCCGCGGCGCTGGCGTGGGCGCCGGCGGCTTCCGCGGCGGCGCTGTCGGCGGCAATGCGCTCGCGGGCGGGGGATTCCGGGGCGGCTTGGCCGGCCGCGGGATCGCCGGCAATCCGGGTCTGCGCGGGGCCGGCTTCGCGGGGAATCGCGGCTTCGCCGGACGTGGCTTCCGCGGTGGTCGAGGCTTCGGCTATGGCGGCCTGGGGCTCGGTGTCGGCTTAGGTCTTGCCGGCGCCGGCCTGGGCTACGGCTATGGGGCCTACGATGACGGCTATTACGGGTCCGACGTCGGACCCGCCGGCTACGGCGCCGGTTACGCGCCTGCCGGATACGGAGCCGACCTGGGCACGGCCGAGTCCGATGCCACGACGGCGGACAATTCCGTCCGCTACTGTGTCCAGCGCTTCCGTTCGTACGATCCGCGCACGGGGAGCTACCTCGGCAACGATGGGCGTCGGCATAGCTGCCCCTAG
- a CDS encoding phytanoyl-CoA dioxygenase family protein codes for MAQGFSRAADVARTVKTAMRNLALGRDDTLPVAPPPPRGPSYTVEADVPVDIGCIQVFRAESFPESGPSPWLDQPDALDIIERRVARREISPRQAEICRHWEAHGYYVLRGAIDPDTIDEAWSAYEAAIARGDLTLAPEKAAADDPHPGRYLNPHLKVQELDLLLRHPVLMNFSSMVLGRPAIPFQTISSHKGSQQSEHSDSIHMTTYPLGYLAACWVAMEDIHADAGPLVYYPGTHRLPYLFSHDVGISTEDFRERGYGAYVERYEPAIKHEIAAHGAKPEYFTARKGDVLFWHANLLHGGSARADMQRSRKALVHHYFAEGCVCYHDLSASTSAVHGPVENLPTCGASSPNITVRDKIAS; via the coding sequence ATGGCCCAGGGCTTTTCGCGCGCAGCAGACGTCGCGCGCACCGTCAAGACCGCGATGCGCAACCTCGCTCTCGGACGCGACGATACGCTTCCGGTCGCGCCGCCGCCGCCGCGGGGCCCGTCCTATACGGTCGAGGCCGATGTGCCGGTCGACATCGGCTGCATCCAGGTTTTCCGCGCCGAGAGCTTTCCCGAATCCGGGCCCAGCCCGTGGCTCGATCAGCCCGATGCCTTGGACATCATCGAACGACGGGTGGCACGACGGGAGATCAGCCCCAGGCAGGCCGAGATCTGCCGGCACTGGGAGGCGCACGGCTATTACGTCCTGCGCGGCGCCATCGATCCCGACACGATCGACGAGGCTTGGAGCGCCTACGAGGCGGCGATCGCGCGCGGTGACCTCACGCTCGCACCCGAGAAGGCCGCCGCGGATGATCCGCATCCGGGCCGCTACCTCAACCCGCACCTGAAGGTCCAGGAGCTCGATCTCCTCCTGAGGCACCCGGTGCTGATGAACTTCAGCAGCATGGTGCTGGGCCGGCCGGCGATCCCGTTTCAGACGATCTCCTCGCATAAGGGCAGCCAGCAATCCGAGCACTCCGACTCGATCCATATGACGACCTATCCGCTCGGCTACCTTGCCGCCTGCTGGGTCGCCATGGAGGACATTCACGCCGATGCGGGGCCGCTGGTCTACTATCCCGGCACACACCGCCTGCCGTACCTGTTCAGCCACGACGTCGGCATCTCGACCGAGGATTTCCGCGAGCGCGGCTATGGGGCCTATGTCGAGCGCTATGAGCCCGCCATCAAGCATGAGATCGCGGCGCATGGCGCGAAGCCGGAATACTTCACGGCGCGCAAAGGCGACGTGCTGTTCTGGCACGCCAACCTGCTGCACGGGGGCTCGGCCCGCGCCGACATGCAGCGGTCTCGCAAGGCCCTGGTGCACCACTATTTCGCCGAAGGCTGCGTCTGTTACCACGACCTGTCGGCCTCGACATCGGCCGTGCATGGGCCGGTCGAGAATCTGCCGACCTGCGGTGCGTCGAGCCCCAACATCACGGTCAGAGACAAGATCGCATCCTAG
- a CDS encoding alpha/beta fold hydrolase — MMRHEHGSEVTGGRLAHATRRHLLAGGVLATGVGTSGAVGAEGRPAPVGVVRHGTIRADGVNVFYREAGRPDAPAFLLLHGFANSSFYFRHLMPQLADRFRLIAPDLPSFGFTEVPAERAYIYDFASLSRTIEAFVDALGLDRYILYTFDYGAPVGWDLALAHPDRVAGIVSQNGNAYLDGLGEAAWAPLRAYWVEPNEAAVGAIRARMTLDGVKAAYVEGVADPSRIAPEAYTLDAAILARPGNADRQVTLKLDYKRNLERYPLIQAYFRARRPKLLAIWGRNDPFFIPPGAEAFRRDIPEARVTFLDTGHFALETDGDAIAEEIRRFF; from the coding sequence ATGATGCGACACGAGCACGGATCCGAGGTGACCGGAGGCCGATTGGCCCACGCGACGCGGCGGCATCTGCTCGCCGGCGGTGTGCTGGCGACGGGCGTGGGGACATCCGGCGCCGTCGGGGCGGAAGGCCGCCCTGCGCCGGTCGGCGTGGTCCGCCACGGCACCATCCGGGCCGACGGCGTGAACGTCTTCTACCGGGAGGCCGGCCGCCCCGACGCGCCCGCGTTCCTGCTGCTGCACGGCTTCGCCAACTCGTCCTTCTACTTCCGCCATCTCATGCCGCAGCTCGCAGACCGCTTCCGCCTGATCGCGCCCGATCTGCCGTCCTTCGGTTTCACGGAAGTGCCGGCCGAGCGCGCCTACATCTACGACTTCGCGTCGTTGTCGCGCACGATCGAAGCCTTCGTCGATGCGCTCGGCCTCGATCGCTACATCCTCTATACCTTCGACTACGGAGCCCCGGTCGGATGGGATCTGGCGCTCGCCCATCCCGACCGCGTCGCCGGCATCGTGTCCCAGAACGGCAACGCCTATCTGGACGGGCTCGGCGAAGCGGCCTGGGCGCCGCTGCGGGCCTATTGGGTCGAGCCGAACGAGGCCGCGGTCGGGGCGATCCGCGCCCGCATGACCCTCGACGGCGTCAAGGCCGCCTATGTTGAGGGTGTTGCCGATCCCTCGCGGATCGCGCCCGAGGCGTACACGCTCGACGCCGCCATCCTGGCGCGCCCGGGCAATGCCGACCGTCAGGTCACGCTCAAGCTCGACTACAAGCGCAATCTCGAGCGGTATCCGCTGATCCAGGCCTATTTCCGCGCGCGCCGCCCGAAGCTTCTCGCCATCTGGGGTCGCAACGACCCGTTCTTCATCCCGCCCGGAGCCGAGGCGTTCAGGCGCGACATTCCGGAGGCGCGCGTCACCTTCCTCGATACCGGGCACTTCGCCCTCGAGACGGACGGGGACGCGATCGCGGAGGAGATCCGACGTTTCTTCTGA
- a CDS encoding LLM class flavin-dependent oxidoreductase, which produces MKKIGFLSFGHWSPTGGSETRTAGDTLLQSIDLAVAAEELGADGAYFRVHHFARQLASPFPLLAAVGARTKRIEIGTGVIDMRYQNPLAMVEDAGAADLIAGGRLQLGISRGSPEQVIDGWRHFGFTPRDGESDADMGRRHAEVFLDLLNGTGFAEPNPRPMFPNPPGLLRLEPHSDGLRERIWWGSASDATAIWAARQGMNLQSSTLKADETGEPFHVQQAKQIRRYRQAWAEAGRPRTPRVSVSRSIFALVNDRDRAYFGRGASSDQVGLIDNMRAVFGRTYAAEPERLVEDLRADEAIAEADTLLLTVPNQLGVAYNAHVIETILTHVAAPLGWR; this is translated from the coding sequence ATGAAGAAGATCGGGTTTCTGTCGTTCGGTCACTGGTCGCCGACGGGTGGCTCGGAGACGCGCACGGCCGGCGACACCCTGCTGCAGTCGATCGACCTCGCGGTCGCGGCGGAAGAGCTCGGCGCGGACGGGGCCTATTTCCGGGTCCATCATTTCGCGCGCCAGCTCGCCTCGCCGTTCCCGCTGCTCGCCGCGGTGGGCGCCCGGACCAAGCGCATCGAGATCGGCACCGGCGTCATCGATATGCGCTACCAGAACCCCCTCGCCATGGTCGAGGATGCCGGCGCGGCGGACCTGATCGCGGGCGGCCGCCTGCAACTCGGCATCAGCCGGGGCTCGCCCGAGCAGGTCATCGACGGCTGGCGGCACTTCGGCTTCACGCCGCGTGACGGCGAGAGCGATGCCGACATGGGACGGCGGCACGCGGAGGTCTTCCTCGATCTGCTGAACGGGACAGGCTTCGCCGAGCCCAACCCGCGGCCGATGTTTCCGAACCCGCCGGGCCTCCTGCGCCTGGAGCCGCATTCCGACGGACTGCGCGAGCGGATCTGGTGGGGCTCCGCGTCCGACGCCACCGCGATCTGGGCGGCCCGGCAGGGCATGAACCTGCAAAGCTCGACCCTCAAGGCGGATGAGACCGGCGAGCCGTTCCACGTCCAGCAGGCGAAGCAGATCCGCCGCTACCGACAGGCCTGGGCGGAGGCGGGACGTCCTCGGACGCCGCGGGTCTCCGTCTCCCGGTCGATCTTCGCGCTCGTGAACGACCGCGACCGCGCCTATTTCGGACGCGGCGCGAGCAGCGATCAAGTCGGCCTCATCGACAACATGCGCGCGGTCTTCGGCCGGACCTACGCCGCGGAGCCCGAGCGGCTGGTCGAGGACCTCAGGGCCGACGAGGCGATCGCCGAGGCCGACACCCTCCTGCTGACGGTGCCGAACCAGCTGGGCGTCGCCTACAACGCCCATGTCATCGAGACCATCCTGACGCATGTGGCCGCGCCCCTCGGCTGGCGGTGA
- a CDS encoding group III truncated hemoglobin, translating into MPDATLDEASLSRFLDAFYARVRGDALIGPVFAAAIPDPDWPLHMATIQAFWSSILFKTGRYKGNPFGKHRALGQLQPTHFARWLGLFEETARAHFPRDVAAILIERAHRIGDSLKAGLFFRPGPSGAITGDPFPDAVGG; encoded by the coding sequence ATGCCCGATGCCACGCTCGACGAAGCCAGCCTGTCCCGCTTTCTCGACGCCTTCTACGCCCGCGTGCGCGGCGATGCGCTGATCGGCCCGGTCTTCGCAGCCGCGATCCCCGACCCGGACTGGCCGCTCCATATGGCGACCATCCAGGCCTTCTGGTCCTCAATCCTGTTCAAGACCGGCCGCTACAAGGGCAATCCGTTCGGCAAGCATCGCGCCTTGGGCCAGCTTCAGCCGACGCACTTCGCCCGCTGGCTCGGCCTGTTCGAGGAGACCGCCCGCGCCCACTTCCCGCGTGACGTGGCGGCCATCCTGATCGAGCGTGCGCACCGCATCGGCGACAGCCTCAAGGCGGGCTTGTTCTTCCGGCCGGGTCCGTCAGGAGCGATCACAGGCGATCCCTTCCCGGATGCGGTCGGCGGATGA
- a CDS encoding mechanosensitive ion channel domain-containing protein — protein sequence MSHPSRVWVAVHARKPVVVIPRLIGGLAFIAVLWAFPTAPHAQTPPPGFGGLALSRELDEHLRTIHDRSNHLAAAAAGIPSATARALTDIVADETSSPAGLAARLLLLWFGGWLAERLFWRWSASWMQRIVDSPLDTARQRLLAQVQRVLFAQTLVLSFAAGACLTYLVAAPPGAAGVMALDALLAIVAVRSTRALGRFLLAPGGARLRLVALPTQAAWRAQHGVTTLAFTAATGLLWAALLRLGGADPAIADAVTSLTLLLVALMVPAVVGVVAVSLRGPDRRSPRPAALVLGLVPAAAWLLAQAGLPSAAWATLVLGVAPALSLALGDAARTVAFGPNHAGVLTREERIVARAARNVALIAALLLLAERLPGADGGLGPAMTAQIVSALLILLGTDLAWQVVRSLIDRGLAHVGGDPRADRLATILPAMRTVVLVALSITAALSIASAFGLQIGPLLAGAGVVGLTIGFGAQALVRDVIAGFFLLLDDAFRVGETIESGSLQGQVEAFSLRSVRLRDDNGHMHTVAFGELKAVTNFSRDWAGLEVPVYVPHGVPYAAAAGVIEAAIAELERDAVLSALMVTPPKFVGPTALSETCVRLAVQVRTLPGSQARLRSELLRRILSGMAEAHVPLSTGQSPA from the coding sequence GTGTCGCATCCTTCTCGTGTGTGGGTCGCGGTTCATGCGCGCAAGCCGGTCGTGGTGATCCCCCGCTTGATCGGGGGCCTCGCGTTCATCGCTGTCCTGTGGGCCTTCCCGACCGCACCCCACGCGCAGACGCCCCCGCCCGGCTTCGGCGGCCTCGCGCTCAGCCGCGAGCTGGACGAGCACCTCCGCACCATCCACGACAGGTCGAACCATCTGGCGGCGGCGGCGGCCGGCATTCCGTCGGCGACCGCCAGGGCGCTCACGGATATCGTCGCGGACGAGACGTCCTCGCCGGCCGGTCTGGCCGCCCGCCTGCTGCTGCTCTGGTTCGGGGGCTGGCTCGCCGAGCGGCTGTTCTGGCGCTGGTCGGCGTCGTGGATGCAGCGGATCGTCGACAGCCCCCTGGACACGGCGCGACAGCGGCTTCTGGCGCAGGTCCAGCGCGTCCTGTTTGCCCAGACCCTCGTCCTGAGCTTCGCGGCCGGCGCGTGCCTCACCTATCTTGTCGCCGCCCCGCCGGGTGCGGCCGGCGTCATGGCCCTCGACGCGCTCCTGGCCATCGTCGCCGTGCGCAGCACCCGCGCCCTCGGCCGCTTCCTGCTGGCCCCCGGCGGCGCGCGGCTGCGTCTCGTGGCCCTGCCGACGCAGGCGGCGTGGCGTGCGCAGCACGGGGTCACGACACTGGCCTTCACGGCAGCGACAGGGCTGTTATGGGCGGCCCTGCTGCGCTTGGGCGGTGCCGATCCCGCGATTGCGGACGCGGTCACCAGCCTGACGCTGCTGCTCGTCGCGCTGATGGTCCCCGCCGTCGTCGGCGTGGTTGCCGTGTCGCTGCGCGGGCCCGACAGGCGGTCGCCGCGCCCGGCCGCACTGGTCCTCGGGCTTGTTCCCGCCGCCGCATGGCTGCTGGCCCAGGCCGGCCTGCCCAGCGCCGCCTGGGCCACCCTGGTCCTCGGCGTCGCGCCGGCCCTGTCGCTGGCCCTGGGCGACGCGGCCCGGACGGTCGCGTTCGGGCCGAACCACGCCGGCGTGCTGACGCGCGAGGAGCGCATCGTCGCGCGGGCCGCCCGCAACGTCGCCCTGATCGCGGCCCTGCTCCTCCTCGCGGAGCGGCTGCCGGGCGCGGATGGTGGGCTGGGCCCGGCGATGACCGCGCAGATCGTGTCGGCCCTGCTGATCCTGCTCGGGACCGACCTGGCGTGGCAGGTCGTCCGGAGCCTCATCGACCGCGGCCTCGCCCATGTGGGCGGGGACCCGCGCGCGGACCGCCTCGCCACGATCCTGCCCGCCATGCGCACGGTCGTGCTCGTCGCGCTCTCGATCACGGCCGCCCTGAGCATCGCCTCCGCCTTCGGCCTGCAGATCGGTCCCCTGCTGGCGGGCGCGGGCGTGGTCGGCCTGACGATCGGCTTCGGCGCGCAGGCGCTGGTCCGCGACGTCATCGCGGGCTTCTTCCTGCTCCTCGACGACGCCTTCCGGGTCGGCGAGACGATCGAGAGCGGCAGCCTCCAGGGGCAGGTCGAGGCGTTCTCGCTGCGCTCCGTCCGGCTGCGCGACGACAACGGGCACATGCACACGGTCGCGTTCGGCGAGCTGAAGGCGGTGACGAACTTCTCGCGGGACTGGGCCGGACTGGAGGTGCCGGTCTACGTGCCGCACGGCGTGCCCTATGCGGCCGCGGCAGGAGTGATCGAGGCGGCGATCGCGGAGCTGGAGCGCGACGCGGTGCTGAGCGCCCTGATGGTGACACCGCCCAAATTCGTGGGCCCGACGGCCCTGTCGGAAACGTGCGTGCGGCTCGCCGTGCAGGTCCGGACCCTGCCCGGCAGCCAGGCGCGGCTCAGGTCGGAGCTGCTGCGCCGCATCCTGTCCGGCATGGCCGAAGCCCATGTTCCGCTCAGCACCGGTCAATCGCCCGCTTGA
- a CDS encoding DMT family transporter — MLFLSGLTILAGIANAIQPGQNATLSKSLGLPVTARVITRLVSSAALLIGGLAIGKREMSSGQQLAAVPWWAWLGGFFSVLSILAQLYASPAIGAASFRGIIVTVGVAVSLVLDNYGWFGVPVHPATLWRALGAVRMFAGVAMVALF, encoded by the coding sequence GTGCTGTTCCTCTCCGGTCTCACCATCCTCGCGGGCATCGCGAACGCGATTCAGCCTGGCCAGAACGCGACGCTGTCGAAGTCGCTCGGCCTCCCCGTCACCGCGCGTGTGATCACGCGCCTTGTCAGCTCGGCGGCTCTGCTGATCGGCGGCCTCGCCATCGGAAAGCGCGAGATGTCGAGCGGACAGCAACTGGCTGCGGTGCCCTGGTGGGCCTGGCTCGGAGGGTTCTTCAGTGTCCTGTCGATCCTGGCCCAGCTCTACGCCTCGCCCGCGATCGGCGCCGCGTCGTTCCGCGGCATCATCGTGACGGTGGGCGTCGCCGTCTCGCTCGTGCTGGACAACTACGGATGGTTCGGCGTCCCGGTCCATCCGGCCACTCTGTGGCGGGCCCTCGGCGCCGTGCGGATGTTCGCGGGTGTGGCGATGGTCGCCCTGTTCTGA